GGAAGCCGATCTGTCAGCACAGCCTTTTCCTGGATTGTTCATCCATGCAGGTTCCGCTTATAATAATAGCAAACTAACTTTGGCAGATGCTAATACGCAGGGCTTAAGACCTGTTAACTCCGGTCCGGAATGGTCTGCCAACTGGTATGTGAATTATCGTTTTTTAAGAGGAGCAGTTAGTGGTTTTTCAGCTGGGTTGGGCGGCTTTTATGTAGGACGCGATCTGATAATTAACAGCAAATCAGCCGGACAATTCTATACGGATGAGTATACGCTATTCAACGGTACGGTTAGCTATGAGCATAACCGATTTACCTGGGCATTTACAGCAGATAACTTATTAAATACTAAGTACTACTATGGCGGGCGGGGTTTTATAAGCCCTGGAGCATTGCGTCAATGCATAATATCTGTAAAAATGCACTTTTAATCAGCTCAAAATTAAGTATGAAGATAAAGCAGTTCACAAAACTATCATTTAAATTGCATAGCTGGCTAGGTCTTATCCTGGGGCTGCTTTATCTTTTCCTGGGGGTTTCCGGTAGTATGTTGGTTTTCCAAAAGGAGATTGAGCAATCATGGTGCAAGGATCTGCATCAGATAGATGTACCTGCAGCTGCTGAACGAATTCCCTTAGATTCGCTATATAGGAAGGTCATCTTTGAACACCCACATATACGCAGGATGATGGTCCGAAAATTCCCTGAAAATCCGTCAGACTGCTATGAGTTTATGCTTTATCTATATCAGCAGGGACCTACTGATAACTATTTATATAGTGTATTTATTAACCCTTATACCGGTGAAATTATCAGGGAGGGAAATTTCCGTTCCGGGAAAACATCTTTCTTCAGATGGCTTTACTCCGCTCACTATTGTTTCCAGATCGATAAACCTGGACGACTAATGGCAGCTATTATTGCACTATTATTTATCATTAGTCTCTTTACAGGTATTGTCATTTACAGGAAACAGATAATCAAGGTGGTCACGTTCCGGGCAAAGTTTAAATTCGGGAACAAAACATCCTTTTTATCATCACTTCATAGGATAATAGGAGTATGGTGCCTGGTAGCCAATTTTATCTTATTTTTTACCGGTTTTTGGATGAATAAGTCACTCTTCCTACCAGCTGAATGGGAAATAGTTCCATATCAGCCTAAAACCTTTTTGATTAAAGGAAACCTTGATCAAATTTTGGAGAATGCAAGAAATGTAGCTGGATTTACACCTGTTTCAATAATGATTTCGGCTGAAAGAGAAAGGGATATTGTAGTCAGTGGTGTTTTTTCATCTACTACAAATTTGCTTTATAAAGGTAAAGGAAGTGATCTTTATTTTGACAATTATACAAATCAGCTCAAACTTATTGATCGGATTGAAGAAAAGTCTTTTCCTGACCGTTTATACTGGATGCTCAAACGGTTGCATGTAGGAGATTTTGATAGTCTTCTTTTACGGTGGATATATGTGATTATCGGTTTGACACCTGGCATACTTTCACTCACGGGTTTTTATTTGTATTGGAGGCGAAGATGGAATGGTAAGAAGATTATACATTGATTTTCAACATACCTGTTCAACCAGGTGTAGAATTGGATAGTAATGAACCTGGCAATTTAGGAATTCATTGCATCCAAAAAATATTAATATTTAAGGTGGTTAAAAAGACACTCAAATTAGCAGTTTATCATTTGATTTGATTGTTAACCACAAATAATGTTTTTAGGATTGGAGGGCGTCTTAAATAAAGGCGCCCTCTACATATGGAGGTCGTGTTAGAATACATTATTTTCAATAAAAGCCAAAGCCATCCTAAAACCTTTAGAATGGAAGATTTTGAAAACTTAATTCAAGCTGATAAGTTATGGGCAAGAAAATTTGATGCGACCCTGGATATTGATATTATTAATCGATTACTAATTTCTATTAAAGAATAGCACATGAGGTTTATCATTTCTTTTCTTATCGTAATTATTTGCCCATGTTTACTTTATGGGCAAAAAAAATTCAAACTAACTTTAGTAGTGCCGGATAGTACCGTCGCCAAGAATTTTTCTTGCTACTACTATGAATTTAGCCGAAGGGCGTATTTACCAATTACCCCCTCTTATAATAATAATCAGGTAACCTTCTCTCATAGCTATAATACTTTATATGCACAGCTTTTTATAGATTATGGCTCCGGAAAAGCTAAACCAGGTATTTCAATTGTCACTACAGATAAACCTGCTATAGTGACAATCTCAGGGCCTATCAACGAAGCTGCTCCCTTCAATAATTATACATTAAAGAATGCGCAGAATTTTGACCAGGAAAGTTCTGCCATGATTGAATACATAAAAGATACTAGAAATAATTATCTGCGAATGTATGATTCAATTACCCCAAAATTGATTTCAGGGGATAGCCTTAACTTTAATAAACTTAAAGCAGCAAAAATTGCGATGGAATCCAAACGACTGGATTACATCTGTAGCCATCCTAATTCCTATTACTCCTTTATTTCGTTTGAAAAGTATTCCATTGGAGTTCTATCCCCAGGATTGCTTTTACAGCGGTTTTCGAGCACTTTTCCAGCAAAATTCAGAAATTGTGAGGAAGGTATTGCCATTAAAAATTTTTTAATGAATAGAGCCGTTTTAGAAGAGAAGAAAAAAGCCTTATCATTCACGACGAAAGACATCGACAATAATCCGGTTATATTGAAAAATATCTATGCCAGGAAGCATGTATTACTTGTTTTCTGGGGCACCTGGTGCAAACCATGTATAGAAGAGATTCCTTTATTGAGAGAAATAAGAGTGCAGTATTCTAAAGAACAACTGGAAATAATATCGGTGGCGAGCCAGTCAAAGCCAGAGAAAGTCCGCCAATTAATTAAAGAACAACAAATGGACTGGATTCATATTGTTAACCAGGAAGATATTATCCAGCTTTATCAAGTTAATGTTTATCCTGAGATGTACCTGATCGATACTACCGGAGACATTATTTACAAAAGCGCTAATAACCCTACAGCCAGTTTTGAGAATTTGAAGAAAACATTAGATGCTATCCATAATAATTAACGATACCAGTAATTTTACTTATATCAATATTGCAATTCATCTATTTTCCTAATATTGGTCCAAAGGGACAGCCGATTGAAAGGCTTAAGCATCAGTAACCTTAAAATCATTGATAGCACTACCATCAGCCTTTTCGGAGATATTCTCAGTGGTGTGGGTCGTCCAAGATTAGATGGAGCTCGTAGGAAGGGGGGGGAATAAAAGTAAATGCGATGATGGTCGTCCCACGGTAAGAGTTTCATCGATGGTAGCTTCGACAAGGGTGACTTCATGTGGGCTAGCAGAAGTCGTGTGCACGGCGAGCGGAAGACCATTAGCGTCAGTAATAACCATGAGTTTCGTACCCTTGCCGCGCTTGGTCTTTCCAACTCCTGGGCCCCTTTTTTTGCCACCGCAAAGGTGCCATCTATGAAACATTCTGATAAGTTGATTCCTCCTTGTAATTCAAGATCCTGTGCCAGCGTTTCGAGGATCTTTCGAAATATGCCATTCTTACTCCAATGGCTGAAGCGCCTGAAGCAGGTAGAAGAAGATGGAAAACGTCCCGGCAGATCAATCCATGAGGCTCCGGTTCTAAGTATCCAGAGGATCCCATTGATAACCTCCCTGTCACTATGTATACGTGGGCAACCTTTGCCATCCTCTCGTATCGGTTATACTGGAATATGATGCCTTATTAAAGACCATTGATCATCAGTTAAATTTTCGCTTTTTGACATGCTATAAAGATCTTAAAAAAATCTAAAAGCATTTATGAAATGAGTTCTAGAAAACCTGTTTGCCTAAGCGCTGAAAATTCTTTGTGAATGCTGCATATTGGATCAGCAGGCTTTGTAATTCTGCCTTCCTGTTCTAAATATAATTATGAATATTTTCAGTTAACTATAGTTCTCTTCTTTGCTAAACCTGATTAGCATTTTATCGAAACAACGAATGATTTTTCTTTCATAGTTTAAGGTTGATGTTTCTATATGTTTAATAAACTTAGTTTGGTTGCTTATGCTGTCTTGCCCTTTCACACAACTAGGAAGCAATAAGAAAGCAATCGGTATTAATGCGATTAACTTCATGGAAGGGTTACATTTTGTACAGAATTGGTCGAATTGTTAAGCGAAGGAAAATAATTTTTCAATTCAAATAGGTTAATACAGAGTTAAGGCACAGAAAAAAACAGTACCCACAATTATCATATATTCATATATCCATATTATACATACAACTTTATGTTAACTCAGTAGAGCAGGATCATTTTTCCTCGTAAAAATTCTCATTAAGTAAATATCCTGTACTTCTTCCCCCAGATCCATCATTTAACAGGATATTTCGATCTATTAAGTTTTGTATATCGCGAATGGCGGTATCATGAGAGCACTTGGCGATCTTCCCCCATTTGGAAGATGTAAACTTGCCATCAAAGCCATCTAACAGTTTGTTGAGCATTAGTTTTTGTCGATCATTCAAGTCTTTGGTTACTGGATGGTTCCAGAATTTTGCCTTTTTAATGACAGTTGACAATGTATGCTCGGTAGCATTCAATGCACGGCTTAGGCAGGTAATGAACCATATTATCCATTCTGTGATATCTGTTGAGCCTTTTTGAGTACGTTCCAATATGTCGTAATAAGCGCTTCTTTCAGTTCTGATTTGGGCTGACATGCTGTAGAACCGGCGGGAGGTTTCATCAGCCCTAGCCAGTTGCATATCGGTTATTGCACGGGCTATACGACCGTTTCCATCGTCAAAGGGATGGATGGTGACAAACCATAAATGTGCAATAGCTGCCTTTATTATAGGGTCTATTGTATTTTCGCTATTGAACCAGTTAATGAATTGATTCATTTCTGCATCCAGCTTATCTGCATCCGGGGCCTGAAAATGGACTTTTTCCCTGCCCATTCCACCGGAGACTACCTGCATTGGATCATCTTTGGCATTGTTACGCCAGGTGCCGACTACAATTTTATACATACCACTAAAGCCAGTGGGGAACATGGATGCCTGCCAACCGAATAGACGATCGGTAGTCAATGGTTTGGCATGTCGTTGTGTAGCATCCAGCATCATTTCGACAATGCCTTCTACATTTCTGTCAGCAGGGATCAATCCAGCGACTTCGATGCCTAATCGACGGGCGATTGAAGAGCGAACCTGGTCATGGTTTAAGATTTCGCCTTCAATCTCACTGGATTTGATTACATCGAGGGTGAGTGTTTCTAACGTGGCCTCGTCCTGTAAATTAAAGCCTAAACTCTCCATACTACCTAATAGCCTGCCTTGCCTGAAGCGTACATCCGCAAGTATTTCGGTTATTGCCTCCTTATCCCATTGGAAATGGGGCCAATCTTTCAATTGATATAGGTAGATGTAACTCATTCTACGCAAGATTTGCGTCAAATATAGCTAATATTCTTCGCACGAAGAAATATTCTACGCATTTTTTGCGTAGAATGTAGGGCGTAATCTACGCAAGGTCTATCGTGCGATATGTTTGTTTCGGAACCGTATTTGAAAATACGGGAAGAAGCAGAGTGGCTACTGCCGCTTACCTGCAATTTTTGAATTGGTGAAATTCCAATCTCCCCATTATAGCGATGAAGCCATCACCCACGTGGCAGGAACTATACTAGCTCTATGTAATTATAGACTATTTGCTTCATGGCTATAGTATAGCTATACTTCTATTAGTACACCATAAGTACATTAAAAGTACATTTCTATATCCATTCGATATTGAGGTGCTCATTAAGTGTAGTATTAGTACTCATTTAGTAATATAGTTACACTATAATTCCGCCGAAGGTTTTAACATTGTTCTTATTACCCCCAAAATTGTTTGTTATGGCACTTGTAAAAGACAACATACTCCTTCAACTTGTCAGAGGTACCCTCGGCGATCAGATCACGATTTACGAACGGAATGGCCAGATTATAATGGCAAAAAAACGTGGCCCGTCAAAGAATAAGCCGACAACCAAACAGCTGGAAGCCCGGTATAAAATGAAAGTAGCTGCGGCTTATGCAAAATTGATCTTGCAGGATCCTGCGCTAAAGGCTTATTATAAGTCACTGGCGGGTCCTGGTCAGAATGCTTATAATATGGCAGTAAAAGATGCATATAAGTCTCCCGAAGTGCAGCAGATACAGTTCGAAGACACAACGGTGGTCGTGACGGCAAAAGATGAATTTAGGGTAGCAGCAGTGGAAATTCGCATAGAAGATGCGTCAGGTAGTATACTGGAACGTGGCAATGCGGTATTAGGGCGAAATGGTGTGGATTGGTATTATAAGGGGAAAGAATTACCAGCAGGGGGGAAGGTGATAGTAGTGGCGGTCGATCTGCCAGGGAATGAGACGGTGAGGGTGGTGAGATTGGAATAGAAAAGTATTACTTATTCTCAGGGCGTAAAATTCTTTCTTTGTTCCCGATATTAACGCCAATTATTTTTACTGCCTGACAAGTAATAGCGGATGCTTTGTCGTTCGTATAGGCTACCCCTATAGCTACAAATAACGGTTGATCATTGTTTATTTCAATATAAACAGGTCCTGCCTGCAGATCGCTCCTCGCGAACCACGCTGTGCTTCCGCATACTGAAGTGGAGGTATAAGATGCAAGATCTATTCCCACACCCAACAATATAATTTTACAATAAGCAGTATGCACCGGCCACCTGATCCCGGCACATGGAATTGTGAGCGTGATCTTATTCTCAATGCCTGTTATTATTCCGGCAGGAATGTAATTCGATACCTGGTGATCCGGGTCGAACTCATATCCCTCAAAAACCTTTAAATTTTCAATGAGTATTTGCCGCTCGCCTGTTTTGTGGAAGGTGTCTGCATGAATGACATGATGTAGTATAAACTTCGCGAGCCGGTGAAAACGACTGCGATCTGGCTTCATCAAAGCAGCGCAAACCCTGATCAGTTTTGCTGCACGGATGGCGGTTGTAAATTCTGGATTCAGTGTTCTTTTGGGGATTTTCTTTTGGAACTTTTTATTATGAAGATGCAACAATAATTTACTCTTTGCCGGCATAATTAATTTAAATTTTGAGTAGTCCAAAATGGCCATGGGAGCGGCATTATTTCTATATTTGTTTTACCCAAAACAATTATAAACAAAATAAATTTCAGCGTATTGAGCAATGAAAAACGGGACGAAATTGACAGTTTTGAGAAATTTACTGTCAATGGCGAGTATGCATATTTATTTCATGAGTTGATAAGAGCAAAGGCGCTCATGTGGATGATAGATGAATCATTATCTACTGCTTACAGATTATTGAATAAGGCGAAAGTTTCGCTGGATAAACCTTTGACCTATAAATTGACGCTGGGGGAATTTTGCGGTTATTATCGCGATCAGCGGCCAGAGTGGCTAGCGTATCGGTTTTGGAGGTATATGGAAGGTGGAAAGTAAAATCCTTTTTTTAGATGATGGATGATTTTCTTTTTGTTAAACAATCAAATGGGCTTTTCACGAGAGTGGATAGTCAGGGTATTGTGCTGGTGGAGGCATGTGGAGGATGTTCTAAGATCGTTACCACTGGTAGTCATTACCTGGTGAATAGCACGCTGGGGGAACTGGAAGGGATATTGCCTGAGGCACATTTTTGTAGGGTCAACAGATCTTGTTTGGTGGGGATGGGCCATATTAGTGGGTTTACGGTGGAGTCGATTTTTATTTTGGATAAGGAGGTGGCTTTGACGAAGGCGTATGCGGAGAAGTTTTTTGAGCGGGTGAAGGTCGTGTTTTGATTGGTTCATGGCAATTTTGTGAGGAGGACGATGGCGAGGTTGTTTGTGATAGATTGGCTAAAAACCTTTCGTGAACGTAGTGAAGGCTTTTAAAGTATTCATCCCCACCCTCATCACCCTCTTTTCGATTCCTCAATCCCCACTTTTCGATTCCCCAACAGATTTTCTTATTTCGCACCCATTTCTTCCCGATCATTGCTCCAGGAATACAGGCCGTGCCGGGGATAAAAGAGAGGCACCTTTTATCCCACTGTATCCCATCTTTTTCACCCCTTAAAACAAATATCATGGCAAAATCAGCAGCAATGATCTGGAAATCCGCTTCCGGAACCGTAGGGAAAGAACTTACCATTACCACCAAAAGATCCGGTACTGTCCTGATAGGCAAACACCGCAAGGCAAGTTCTGTAGATCCTACGGAAGATCAACTCAAAGTGCAGCAGAGATTTAAACAGGGTACTATCTATGCAAAAGCGGTGATGCAGAACCCTGATCTGAAAGCACAATACCAGGCAGCGGCAAAAAATGACCAATCTGCCTATAACGTGGCCTTACGGGATGCTTTCAAAGCCCCTGAGATCAATGATGTCACCACAGCCGGTTATACCGGTGCTATTGGTACTACCATCACCGTTAGGGCTACCGATGATTTCAAAGTAGCCGGTGTGAGAGTGAAAATCACCAATGCAGCGGGTGTATTGCTCGAACAGGGAGATGCTATACTGTTGGAGAATGGGCTGGACTGGTTATACACCGCTACCGTGTTGAATGATGCGGTGCAGGGTAGTATGATCACCGTGAGTGCAAAGGATCTGCCTGGGAATGAAACGGTGAAGGAAATAGTGCTGTAATCTTAATGAGGCTATTGGATGTTAAGCGGCCAATTGCATTTTAAACCGTCAATTACATTTTAAAACCGCAATTGCATTTTAAAAATCCAATTGCTCCTTCAGACAATCCAATGTCCTCTTTAGAATACCTGGCTGTTTTTAAAAAGCTTCTGCTTTTTTTCTTAATCCCATGTTGCTCCCGATTATTCGGGAGCAACTTTTTTTTGTAAATATCGTAGTGTCTCTTGTGATACTATCCAGTACTGTATTGGTTTTCACGTCATGGTGTCACTTGTGATACCCCTGCTCGTTGCAGTGATGCCCCGGTACTTTGCCCTATGATCAAATTCAATACTCACATGAATCAATTATCTACCTTCGAACACCTGGTGAACGCCACTGGTCAAGCGGATTTTCCTGCCATCCTGCATGAAGAAAAAAACAGGATTATCGCCGAATGGCAGCATACTCTTTATGCAGATGATAACGGATTGAAACAACGCATCCAGCTATATCAAAACAAACTTTTATTCCTGTTGGCAACCATTACGAACCAGTTTCCTCCTGAATTGTTTACCACAGAGCAATCAGACCATCAGCTAGTGCAGCTTTCCTTCACCTTGTATGATCTGTTGTTATACCTTGAAGAGAACTATCTGGCCTACCTGGATCTTAGTTATAACATTTCCCGGCTTCACCTGCTCACAGCCCGCGAGGAATTAGCCAGGGAAACCCTGCTCCTGAACCGGATACTGCCAGGCACTGATGTAATGAATATTGTACACTCTTCTATTAAAGAAACCCTGCGATCGGATCATGTCACTTTCCGGCAGCTTTATTATACCAGGGAGTTGAGCAAATGCCTGCGAAACCTACAGCCAGACAGTCTCCCCGAAGATGTAGACGCCCTGTTGCTTTATATGAATTTTAATGATAGCATGTACCTGAAATATAAACTACAGTTGTTATCAGTAGAGATCAATTCGCATCCGACAACTCATCAACAACTTACACAAACAAAATGGTTGTTGAAAATGAATAACCAGCAGCAGGAACAGTACGGTTATGCATACAATATTGATCAACTATCACTAAAAGACCAGATCAGTGACTGGCTAATGCATGAAAGTGAATTCCTGGAATATAAAATCAAGATCGATGAAACAATGCCCTCACAAGAGGTGGCCCGGTGGCACAATTTTAAAGTGAAAGTAGATCTGTCTGTCAATGAATTGGCCTTCCTGTTACGGCTAATGATCGAACATGGATTGATCCTGAATAACAATAAAAGCGAAGTGGCGGAGTTTTTTGCCAGGTATTTTGCTACGAATAATCAACCGGCTATTTCAGCAGATAGTCTTCGGAGAAAAATGTATGATTATTCTGCAGCCAGTATAGAAACGGTAAAGCAATTACTACTTGACCTGTTTCATACGAGTAAACGTATCAATGCTGATTAAAAGCGCGCACTTTTTTTATTTAATAACACTTTTACAATCAATTAGTCGCAAGCCTGTTTGTCACCCCTGTCACTAGTCTGGCATCGTTTATTGAACTTCATTTGCATCATCAACAAAACAAAAATTCGCTATGATTTCAAATTTACCTTCCGATGAATTTCATCATTTCAAAATAGGTGTGCTGGCTGAAAAGCAGTTGAATATAATGCCCCCGGAACAGGATATTACGGCGGAAGCAGGTGAGATCAACTACATACGCCATATGAATGCTTTCTATGCAAGGTTAAAGAATGAGCGCCGGTTAAAAGCACATCATATCAGTTTGTATTTGTCGCTCTTTATGGCCTGGAACAAACATCGTTTCCGGGATATTTTCCCGGTATTTCGCGAGCAGGTGATGGCGACCAGTGGAATAGGATCTACCAAGACGTATACGCATGCCCTGAAATGGTTGCATGAATGTGGATATATCATCTATCG
This Chitinophaga sancti DNA region includes the following protein-coding sequences:
- a CDS encoding PepSY-associated TM helix domain-containing protein, with protein sequence MKIKQFTKLSFKLHSWLGLILGLLYLFLGVSGSMLVFQKEIEQSWCKDLHQIDVPAAAERIPLDSLYRKVIFEHPHIRRMMVRKFPENPSDCYEFMLYLYQQGPTDNYLYSVFINPYTGEIIREGNFRSGKTSFFRWLYSAHYCFQIDKPGRLMAAIIALLFIISLFTGIVIYRKQIIKVVTFRAKFKFGNKTSFLSSLHRIIGVWCLVANFILFFTGFWMNKSLFLPAEWEIVPYQPKTFLIKGNLDQILENARNVAGFTPVSIMISAERERDIVVSGVFSSTTNLLYKGKGSDLYFDNYTNQLKLIDRIEEKSFPDRLYWMLKRLHVGDFDSLLLRWIYVIIGLTPGILSLTGFYLYWRRRWNGKKIIH
- a CDS encoding TlpA disulfide reductase family protein; this encodes MRFIISFLIVIICPCLLYGQKKFKLTLVVPDSTVAKNFSCYYYEFSRRAYLPITPSYNNNQVTFSHSYNTLYAQLFIDYGSGKAKPGISIVTTDKPAIVTISGPINEAAPFNNYTLKNAQNFDQESSAMIEYIKDTRNNYLRMYDSITPKLISGDSLNFNKLKAAKIAMESKRLDYICSHPNSYYSFISFEKYSIGVLSPGLLLQRFSSTFPAKFRNCEEGIAIKNFLMNRAVLEEKKKALSFTTKDIDNNPVILKNIYARKHVLLVFWGTWCKPCIEEIPLLREIRVQYSKEQLEIISVASQSKPEKVRQLIKEQQMDWIHIVNQEDIIQLYQVNVYPEMYLIDTTGDIIYKSANNPTASFENLKKTLDAIHNN
- a CDS encoding transposase, which codes for MFHRWHLCGGKKRGPGVGKTKRGKGTKLMVITDANGLPLAVHTTSASPHEVTLVEATIDETLTVGRPSSHLLLFPPLPTSSI
- a CDS encoding Fic family protein, with product MSYIYLYQLKDWPHFQWDKEAITEILADVRFRQGRLLGSMESLGFNLQDEATLETLTLDVIKSSEIEGEILNHDQVRSSIARRLGIEVAGLIPADRNVEGIVEMMLDATQRHAKPLTTDRLFGWQASMFPTGFSGMYKIVVGTWRNNAKDDPMQVVSGGMGREKVHFQAPDADKLDAEMNQFINWFNSENTIDPIIKAAIAHLWFVTIHPFDDGNGRIARAITDMQLARADETSRRFYSMSAQIRTERSAYYDILERTQKGSTDITEWIIWFITCLSRALNATEHTLSTVIKKAKFWNHPVTKDLNDRQKLMLNKLLDGFDGKFTSSKWGKIAKCSHDTAIRDIQNLIDRNILLNDGSGGRSTGYLLNENFYEEK
- a CDS encoding LytTR family DNA-binding domain-containing protein; the encoded protein is MMDDFLFVKQSNGLFTRVDSQGIVLVEACGGCSKIVTTGSHYLVNSTLGELEGILPEAHFCRVNRSCLVGMGHISGFTVESIFILDKEVALTKAYAEKFFERVKVVF